In Limnobaculum parvum, one DNA window encodes the following:
- the brnQ gene encoding branched-chain amino acid transport system II carrier protein — translation MNQRLSRADTIGLGLMTFAFFLGAGNIIFPPLEGQLAGTNVLYAMFGFLLTAVGLPLVSIIAVARVGGGLPSMTTDLPRGTGTFAAVLLFIIIGPAFATPRTGLVAYEMAIKPLIGTLEDNQLALSTNIILDKTQAIITSLFFVITLVFSWSRGKLIDNIGKILTPALFLLLICLAIGVIVAPQGTLSDPAASYQDNSFTKGFIGGYNTMDTFAALMFGMLLVDVLRGKGVTEPKATYKYLVIAGVIAAAGLAFVYISLFWLGATSSTVAPGAANGGVVLAAYVQALFGQPGQWILSGVVLLACLTTAVGLVSACADYFATLTPLRYRQWVILLCIICALVANVGLSQLIALSVPVLLALYPLTIALVALTFIRPWLPNPKYAFRTVMFVALIFSLLDGMRGIASLQNVGWIKSLLDAQTEYMPLAAQGMAWVLPTAIVMLLVFLIPGNKKKAL, via the coding sequence ATGAACCAACGTTTGAGCCGGGCTGACACCATTGGCTTAGGCTTAATGACCTTCGCTTTCTTTTTAGGCGCAGGTAACATCATATTCCCTCCATTAGAAGGCCAGTTAGCAGGCACCAATGTGCTGTATGCTATGTTTGGCTTTCTGCTGACTGCGGTAGGCCTACCTCTGGTATCAATTATTGCCGTTGCACGCGTTGGCGGTGGTTTACCTTCCATGACCACTGACCTGCCAAGAGGCACCGGTACTTTTGCAGCCGTATTGCTGTTTATCATTATCGGCCCAGCTTTCGCGACGCCTCGTACCGGTCTGGTCGCTTATGAGATGGCAATCAAGCCGCTGATAGGTACGCTGGAAGATAATCAACTGGCACTGTCTACCAATATTATCCTCGACAAGACGCAAGCTATTATTACCAGCCTGTTTTTCGTTATAACGCTGGTCTTTTCTTGGAGCCGCGGCAAGCTGATTGATAACATCGGTAAGATACTCACTCCTGCCCTATTCTTGCTGTTAATCTGTCTGGCGATTGGCGTCATTGTTGCTCCTCAGGGTACATTATCTGATCCAGCCGCTAGCTATCAGGATAACTCCTTTACTAAAGGCTTTATCGGTGGTTATAACACCATGGATACCTTCGCTGCACTGATGTTTGGTATGTTGCTGGTAGACGTACTGCGCGGCAAGGGTGTAACCGAACCAAAGGCCACTTATAAGTATCTGGTGATTGCAGGTGTTATCGCTGCCGCAGGTTTAGCGTTTGTTTATATCTCTCTGTTCTGGCTCGGGGCTACGTCTTCAACCGTAGCGCCGGGTGCGGCAAACGGCGGTGTGGTTTTAGCGGCTTATGTACAAGCACTGTTTGGTCAACCGGGCCAGTGGATTCTTTCTGGCGTAGTGCTGTTAGCCTGTCTGACAACCGCAGTGGGTCTAGTTAGTGCTTGCGCGGATTACTTCGCTACGTTGACACCACTGCGCTATCGCCAATGGGTTATCCTGTTATGTATCATCTGTGCGCTGGTAGCCAACGTAGGTCTGAGCCAGTTAATCGCTCTGTCTGTACCGGTGTTATTAGCCCTGTACCCACTGACAATCGCGCTGGTTGCCCTGACGTTTATTCGCCCATGGTTACCAAACCCTAAATACGCCTTCCGCACTGTGATGTTTGTCGCGCTGATTTTCAGCCTGTTAGACGGCATGCGCGGCATCGCTAGTCTGCAAAATGTAGGTTGGATTAAATCCCTGCTGGATGCGCAAACTGAGTATATGCCGCTGGCAGCTCAAGGGATGGCATGGGTGCTTCCAACAGCGATTGTGATGCTGCTGGTATTTCTGATTCCCGGGAATAAGAAGAAAGCACTTTAA
- a CDS encoding LysR family transcriptional regulator: MVHLKRPIPNLELDLLRTFVAVAEGNSFAAAAESVHRTQSAVSQQMQRLEQLVGKELFGRSGRNKSLTEHGVKMLGYARRILRLNDEACLSLMYDDVDGVLRIGSPDDTANTILPELLSRFSKAYPRLVIEIVVKRSPFLMDMLKNDVVDMAISTVESVDYPSLVLRVSPSLWYCATNYELNIDEPLPLVALDEPSTYRNMAINHLEQAGIAWRIAYVATTLSGARAAVRAGLGIMARSIELLGDDLRILGEADGLPRLPDIKYNLYMRSNSPQKAAKVLFESLRGDDYHSEEMTG; the protein is encoded by the coding sequence ATGGTACATCTGAAACGTCCTATTCCTAATCTTGAGCTTGATCTGTTACGAACTTTTGTTGCTGTGGCTGAAGGCAATAGTTTTGCCGCCGCAGCGGAGTCCGTTCATCGTACACAATCTGCCGTTAGCCAACAGATGCAGCGTCTGGAGCAGTTGGTGGGTAAGGAGTTGTTTGGTCGCAGTGGACGCAATAAATCGCTAACCGAGCACGGCGTGAAAATGCTGGGTTATGCCCGGCGTATTCTGCGTCTGAATGACGAAGCCTGTCTTTCTTTAATGTATGACGATGTGGATGGCGTATTACGTATTGGTTCACCGGATGATACAGCAAATACTATTTTGCCTGAGCTGCTCTCCCGTTTCTCTAAAGCTTATCCACGACTGGTGATTGAGATTGTGGTTAAACGCAGCCCTTTCCTGATGGATATGCTGAAAAATGACGTAGTGGATATGGCTATCTCCACGGTAGAAAGCGTCGATTACCCCAGTTTGGTGCTGCGTGTATCGCCTTCTTTATGGTACTGCGCCACCAACTATGAACTCAATATTGATGAGCCGTTGCCGTTAGTGGCTCTGGATGAACCCAGCACTTATCGGAATATGGCGATTAATCATCTGGAGCAGGCGGGTATTGCTTGGCGCATTGCTTATGTGGCGACCACGCTCTCCGGAGCCAGAGCAGCAGTCAGGGCAGGATTGGGAATCATGGCCCGTTCCATTGAGTTGCTGGGTGATGATTTGAGGATCCTGGGTGAGGCGGATGGCTTGCCGCGGTTACCGGATATTAAGTATAACCTGTATATGCGGAGTAATAGTCCGCAGAAGGCGGCGAAGGTGTTGTTTGAGTCGTTGAGGGGGGATGATTATCATTCGGAGGAGATGACTGGCTAA
- a CDS encoding MmgE/PrpD family protein, protein MTHSEYLSQFITQQNFQSIPPQVIERAKLHLLDTFGVALAGSVQANGINSRTSLVEMPHTQGECRIWGSPFTLSPAYAAVANGIASHVLDFDDTHTDSIVHGSAVLAPLVMALAEDLKLNSREMLTAYVIGWEVAARVGIASKGSFHQRGFHSTAIAGVFGAVSSAAYLLKLSQEACAHAIGLTGSQASGVAEYLTNSSSAKCFHAGWSAHSGLISAYMAKSGMTGPLTIFEGRYGLYVTHGIKENAKPAEVYAELGERWEMMHVSIKPYPCCHFAHATVDCARMLSQDGVTPDNIESIYCVVDPIAAALICEPLENKFAPQTPYAAKFSLPYLVASGIYDDGLSLSSFQPQQLTRPEVLEMAKKVSYRYCQPGEIPFPTYFPGYIDVTLKNGTKISKRLNINYGNPDNPMQRSDVERKFRDNVAGILTQEATEKVIKLVSDLENQSVTELAKLLTGTVKSF, encoded by the coding sequence ATGACCCACAGTGAATATTTAAGTCAGTTTATTACCCAACAAAATTTTCAGTCTATTCCCCCGCAGGTTATTGAGCGGGCCAAGCTTCATTTATTGGATACTTTTGGCGTTGCGCTGGCGGGTTCAGTTCAGGCTAACGGTATCAACAGCCGCACCAGTCTGGTTGAAATGCCACACACTCAGGGAGAATGTCGGATATGGGGAAGTCCATTCACCCTTTCTCCTGCTTATGCGGCAGTAGCAAATGGTATTGCCTCTCACGTGCTGGATTTTGACGATACCCATACTGACTCGATTGTTCACGGTAGTGCGGTGTTGGCACCGCTCGTGATGGCATTAGCAGAAGATCTGAAACTTAATAGTCGAGAAATGCTGACTGCCTATGTCATTGGTTGGGAAGTGGCAGCTCGAGTAGGCATCGCCTCCAAAGGCTCATTTCATCAACGCGGTTTCCACTCTACCGCTATTGCCGGCGTGTTTGGTGCAGTCAGCAGCGCCGCATATTTGCTAAAACTGAGCCAGGAAGCCTGTGCCCATGCCATCGGATTAACCGGCAGTCAGGCTTCTGGCGTAGCGGAATACTTGACCAACAGCTCTTCCGCCAAATGCTTCCATGCCGGTTGGTCTGCCCATTCCGGGCTGATTTCAGCCTATATGGCAAAAAGTGGTATGACCGGGCCACTGACCATTTTTGAGGGCCGCTACGGGTTGTATGTTACCCACGGTATAAAAGAAAATGCCAAACCGGCAGAAGTGTACGCTGAATTAGGCGAACGTTGGGAAATGATGCATGTCTCAATCAAACCTTATCCATGCTGCCACTTCGCTCACGCCACCGTAGATTGCGCCCGCATGCTGAGTCAGGATGGCGTCACCCCGGATAACATTGAAAGTATTTACTGCGTAGTGGATCCCATTGCAGCCGCACTGATTTGTGAACCGCTGGAAAACAAGTTTGCTCCACAAACCCCTTATGCCGCGAAATTCAGCCTGCCATATTTGGTCGCCAGCGGTATCTATGATGATGGCCTGAGTCTTTCATCATTCCAACCGCAGCAGTTAACCCGCCCGGAAGTATTGGAGATGGCAAAAAAGGTCTCTTACCGTTATTGCCAACCGGGAGAGATCCCCTTCCCAACCTACTTCCCAGGTTATATTGATGTGACTTTAAAAAACGGCACCAAAATCAGCAAACGTCTGAATATTAACTATGGCAACCCAGACAACCCTATGCAGCGTAGCGACGTAGAGCGCAAATTCCGCGACAACGTAGCCGGCATTCTGACTCAGGAAGCCACAGAGAAAGTCATTAAACTGGTCAGCGATCTGGAAAATCAGTCAGTCACCGAACTGGCAAAACTCCTCACTGGCACAGTGAAGTCATTCTAA
- the purB gene encoding adenylosuccinate lyase has product MSTSVFDSVLLKNLWSTEEMRQVFSDDVRMQMWLDYEAALAIEQAKMGIIPQDAADEIVACAKLERLDMDFILEQVRLTKHPLVPTIRGLEHACANGFGEYVHFGPTTQDVMDTGMVLQFKMAHKIFLRDLKEIGRSLLKLSEEHRNTPMAGRTLALQALPITFGHKTAIWLAEMMRHHERLVQLEPRLFVGSVVGAVGTKASFGKGADELEQRVLTRLGLGTPEISWQPARDRFCEYGMVLGMISATLGKIANEILLLAHNEFDEVAEPFAKGQVGSSTMPHKRNPAITENAACVSNTLKGNVSILLDLMKHQHERDGAIWKMEWKLLPEICLMLSVIMDNMKFTLSGLHVKKEKMRSNMDILGGFMLAERVMFELSEKLGKQTAHELVYEASMHGLEEGGTFSQALSDDPRIKAALTKEELDAVLDPTTYVGNAPEQVDRVVAAVKASGWLK; this is encoded by the coding sequence ATGTCTACCAGCGTTTTCGATTCTGTTTTACTGAAGAACCTGTGGTCAACCGAAGAGATGCGTCAGGTTTTTTCTGACGATGTGCGTATGCAGATGTGGCTGGACTACGAAGCAGCGTTGGCGATAGAACAGGCTAAGATGGGCATCATTCCTCAGGATGCCGCCGATGAGATCGTTGCCTGTGCCAAACTTGAACGTCTGGATATGGATTTCATCCTTGAGCAGGTTCGTTTAACTAAGCACCCGCTGGTTCCGACTATCCGTGGCCTTGAACACGCCTGTGCTAACGGCTTTGGTGAGTATGTTCACTTCGGCCCCACCACTCAGGACGTGATGGATACCGGTATGGTGTTGCAGTTTAAAATGGCGCATAAGATCTTTTTACGCGATCTAAAAGAGATCGGCCGCTCTTTACTCAAACTGTCGGAAGAACACCGTAACACCCCAATGGCAGGAAGAACCTTAGCCCTTCAGGCACTGCCGATTACTTTCGGTCATAAAACCGCTATCTGGTTGGCTGAAATGATGCGTCACCACGAGCGCTTGGTACAACTGGAACCACGCCTGTTTGTTGGTAGCGTAGTGGGTGCCGTAGGTACCAAAGCCTCATTTGGCAAAGGTGCCGATGAACTGGAACAGCGCGTACTAACCCGTCTTGGTTTAGGTACACCGGAAATCTCTTGGCAGCCTGCCCGCGACCGCTTCTGCGAGTACGGTATGGTGTTAGGCATGATCAGCGCCACCCTCGGCAAAATTGCCAATGAAATTCTGCTACTGGCCCATAACGAATTTGATGAAGTGGCAGAGCCTTTTGCCAAAGGTCAGGTTGGTTCTTCCACCATGCCACATAAACGTAACCCGGCAATTACCGAAAACGCCGCCTGCGTTAGCAATACCCTAAAAGGCAACGTCTCTATTCTGTTAGATCTGATGAAACATCAACATGAACGTGATGGCGCTATCTGGAAAATGGAGTGGAAACTGTTACCGGAAATCTGCCTGATGCTGTCTGTCATCATGGATAACATGAAGTTCACCCTTTCCGGCCTGCACGTGAAGAAAGAAAAAATGCGCAGCAATATGGATATTCTCGGTGGATTTATGCTGGCAGAACGCGTGATGTTTGAGCTGTCAGAAAAATTGGGCAAGCAAACCGCTCATGAACTGGTGTATGAAGCCTCAATGCACGGTTTAGAAGAGGGTGGCACCTTCAGTCAGGCCCTGTCCGATGACCCACGCATTAAAGCTGCGTTAACTAAAGAGGAACTGGATGCGGTTCTGGATCCAACCACTTATGTTGGTAACGCGCCAGAGCAAGTTGACCGTGTAGTCGCTGCAGTCAAAGCCAGTGGCTGGCTGAAGTAA
- the metC gene encoding cystathionine beta-lyase: protein MTQTRKTRLIHGGRGLARDIGPVNPPVMRASTILFDSITTWRDARKRRETERLLSYGARGTETAFALEQLITELEGGYRAQLFPTGLAAIAVTIMGYARAGGHVLFADSVYEPVRKICSHFLKPNNISYDFFKTDGSDFEAKLRPETQLVFAESPGSLLYEMLDLPEICRIAHARNIPVAVDNTWGSGWLYNPLELGADVSVIAATKYLCGHSDVMMGIVVANEQAWKQIGELPEALGQVSSPDDASLVLRGMRTLSTRLAVHGQNAMTVAKWLQQRPEVKKVYFPGLEDHPRHDLYQRDCKGLNGLLTIELHPQYTLTQAEAFIDALALFGIGASWGGYESLVLPANVKGARTATDWSQYGQFIRFHIGLEEVSDLLADLEQGIQALKV from the coding sequence ATGACTCAAACGCGTAAAACTCGTCTTATTCATGGTGGTAGAGGACTAGCCCGGGACATTGGTCCGGTTAATCCGCCGGTAATGCGGGCCAGTACCATTCTTTTTGATTCAATCACTACCTGGCGCGATGCCCGTAAGCGCAGAGAAACCGAGCGTTTATTGAGCTACGGTGCCCGGGGGACCGAAACCGCTTTCGCATTAGAACAATTAATTACCGAACTGGAAGGTGGTTATCGCGCTCAGTTATTTCCTACCGGACTGGCCGCTATCGCTGTGACTATCATGGGCTACGCCCGGGCGGGTGGTCACGTACTGTTCGCTGATTCTGTGTATGAGCCGGTACGTAAAATCTGTAGCCACTTTTTAAAACCAAACAACATTAGTTACGACTTCTTTAAGACCGATGGCAGCGATTTTGAAGCCAAACTGCGTCCGGAAACTCAGTTGGTATTCGCTGAATCACCGGGTTCTTTGCTGTATGAAATGTTGGACCTTCCTGAAATTTGCCGTATTGCCCATGCGCGCAATATACCGGTAGCGGTAGATAACACTTGGGGTTCTGGCTGGCTATATAACCCGTTGGAACTGGGGGCAGACGTCTCGGTTATTGCCGCAACCAAATACCTGTGTGGTCACTCTGACGTGATGATGGGCATTGTTGTCGCCAATGAACAGGCATGGAAACAGATCGGTGAACTGCCGGAAGCGCTGGGTCAGGTAAGCAGCCCGGATGATGCCTCTCTGGTTCTGCGCGGTATGCGGACGCTGTCTACCCGTCTGGCGGTACATGGTCAAAACGCCATGACAGTAGCCAAGTGGTTACAGCAGCGTCCTGAAGTGAAGAAAGTTTATTTCCCAGGGCTGGAAGATCACCCACGTCACGATCTCTACCAGCGCGACTGTAAAGGATTAAATGGCCTGCTAACCATTGAGCTACACCCTCAATACACCTTAACTCAGGCGGAAGCCTTTATTGATGCTCTGGCGCTGTTTGGCATTGGTGCTTCGTGGGGGGGCTACGAAAGTCTGGTTCTGCCGGCCAACGTCAAAGGTGCCCGCACCGCGACGGACTGGAGCCAATACGGGCAATTCATTCGCTTCCATATTGGTTTGGAAGAGGTGAGTGACTTGCTGGCGGATTTAGAACAGGGAATTCAGGCGCTGAAAGTCTGA